TTAGTTTGTCACTGTTATTAGAGAAGAGCTcaggctttggaatcagataGCCAGCAAAAGGGCCAGCAATTCTGGCCTCAGATTCCGGCTAGCATCTGCCTCAAGTGGTTGCAAGGATTAAAGGATTTGACACGTGAACTGATTAGTACAGGCCTgggtaaatattagctattattatttaaaattttttttattgtgcagAGAACACAgttgtgtcccccccccccccgcttccactttcaatccttcCCCTACCTTGTCtctgtccatgggttctttatacaagttcctggacttgacccttctcctcctttcccctgttaagccccactctggttactgttagtttgttctttatttccatgtctctggttctattttgctcacttgtttgttttgttgatcccTTCCCTTccaaacagcatggatggatctggagaggtttatgctaagtaaaataagccaggtggtgaaatattagctattattaaggagatttttgtttaattatcaATCTTAACTCTTGCAACTCCTTTTAGAggtttagaaattattttcactgATGTCTGCTTTAAAACAATGTTCATTAATTGCATTGTAGTCAAATTGTACTTTGCATTTGCAGGGGCTGAGTGAATACCAGAGGAACTTTCTGTGGAAAAAGTCGTACTTGTCAGACTCCTGTAATTCCTCAGTGGGGCGAAGGTACCCATGGGCTGGACTTAGATCAGATCAATTAGGTAAGTTGGGCAAAGTCAAATTCATTATAACTTGAATAAGCCTTGGGGTAAGTTTgcaaaatgattaaaaacttgTAAAGCATTTGTCAATTGCCATTTGTCAATTGGCCTGGTTGACTTATGCAttagtttaacaaatatttattgaaggttTACTATAGGCTGGGAGTCTTCCTAGCTTCTAGGGATATAACCTCTAACTAGAGAAAGACCCTTAACTGTGGTAAAGAACAGTGAACAAGTAACTCAATAAATAAACTAGGGGATTTCAGGTTGTTATATAAAATTGTAGACTAGCATAATAGATAACTTTGGGGAGGGATGGTTTGGAGGAAGTATGCTTTAGATTTGATTTTTGAGCTGAGACATGGAAGCTGAGAGTAGTAAGCCTGGGAAGGAGTACTCCCAAGGTGCTGAGGAATTGAAGCTTAGGTAGATTAAGTCGGTTGCGCAAGGTTCACAGCTAGTAAATAATAGAACCGTGATTTGAAATCAGATTTGTACTGTCCAAAACCCATGAATTCAGAGGCCATATTTTTGTCACTCACACTTCTTCCTTATATACGAACGAAGTCAGAGCCCTGGGGCAAGGTTTCCTGGAGCATGCTAGAGGGGAAAAGAGGTAGACTGACTTTATTCTACCTGCTTGCTTAATTCTCCCTCACTAGAGCATAAGATCTGGGAGAGCAAGGCTCTTATCTGTCTGTCTTCACCACCTTGTTACCATGCAGTACCTGACACACTCTAGTGCTTATTAAAACTAGAATGAAGGAATAAACCTGAGTTAGAATCcacattagctgtgtgaccttgagcaaatttgGCCTGTTTTCCCAAGTGGATTTAGGAAGCGCATTGCACAGAATTGCTGggagggattaaatgagatgttgCCTGTTAAGGGCCAGATGCATGTGTACTGATGAATGAGTGCTGGTGCCTCACATATGACACATGCGAGTGCCTCTGTGTGGTATATAAGTTCCTCAAATGTTAGATATTTAAGCCAGGAAAAGAACAGGCTTATGAGTGGGGTGCCAAGCCTGGGAAATTAGTACAATGAGAGAGTTTCCAGGATTAGGTTTGGAGAATAAAGGAAAGAGTGGGCTAGAGGGGTGGCTCTTTTAGGGATCATTTAGTGTTAGGATCCTTCCCAGAGCCTGACTTCAAAGGCTGGATAACCCTACTTCTTGGGCAGGATGGTGCTCATAATCCTCTCCAAATAACCAGAAATTCCACAAATTTGAGGCTCCATTAGATTAAGAATCCAAAATAAATCTCTGTTAAAGTGCAGATGCCCCACTGAGGGTCTAAAGGGATATTATGACACTGGGAAATTGGGTAACCAAATAGTTGCCTCCATGACATTTTAGCTTAGATGAGGTGTATTTAAGGGTTGAGAGGTGATTAAGTGAGGCTGTGGGAACAAAGCCACTTTGGAGAAGGATACATTACAGAAGGACAGATGGTTTAGGGGAGGAGACATGTTAATAGAGAATGTTAAATATTAGGAAGGGGGAGGTCAGAGTGAGAACTCCAGGATGTTCCTAAAGGAAGGTGAGAGGCAAGCCAGGAACAGCAGCAGTGTTAGCTGGGCCTGGCTAGACATTCTGTTAATAGAGTGGGTTTTGTCCCCTTAGTGTATTTTTGCTGGTCCTGGGAGACAAGGGCAGGCCACTTGAAAATCATCATCTTTTATTTTGCTCTGCTACCTGAAGCCTCCTTCCATGTTAAAGCAGAGAAAAGTCTAGGGCAGTGGTCTTCAAACTTTTAAGCTTTCATACTCCCTAAACGAACTTAGAAGGTCTTTGTATTGCTTCACATTTTTaaggtgatttaatttttttttcataaatgtaacAGATAGCTTTGAAGAATGTGATTTCTGgtatatgaaatattatacatgtattttgtTAAAACTGGAGCTGCTACTTAGCTCATTCAGTTTATGGTAAATGTTCATCATAGGTAGAATTGGTAAAGGTAGTCCTCCTTGGCAAAACtaatggaaattattttctgtgAGAAAAAAGGTCTAACTTTTTCAgtccaaataaaaatgttaatatgcatatatgcatttcACACGATGGCACTCTTACACCTGAATTTTAATTCTAAGTTAGGTAGATAGAAGGATGTGGAACTGGATGAAACAAAGTGCTGTTCCTTTGTTATTTCTAATCTCTGCCTTCTTTGTGTTGCTGTCAAATGTTCTCCCTCAGGAATTATGCTTTCTTGAATTGtccctttgttttccttccctaCCTATGAGATATTTTTTATTCCCTGGGGCTGGTTGAGAGATGTGTCTGTCTTTTGTGAAGTGGGAAAGGGATGATTAGGAAAGGGCTGGTGGGAAATAAAACTACAGATGGCAGATGATCTCTTAGGGAGGTCAGTGTCAGGAAGTAAGACATATGGAAGTTAGGATCCGGAAAATGATTCCATTAAgctgcccgcccccacctcctgcccccacccccaatgtcTGTATGTGCTGCTAGACATGCATACACTCAGTTTGAAGACCACTGGTCTAGGGAAACCTTGTAAGGTTGAGGACTCTGTGTTCAGTTGCTGAAACATCCGTGATAGAGGCTAAAAAACCCTGGCTTTCTAATTCCACTTGCTGGATTTTCTCTCCACtcccatctccttcccttcccttcccttctggtccTATCTTTTACCCCCCACCTTGCCCAGTCTCCTTTCTATTTAAAGAATGGCCCCAAACTGGGGCAGTATCTTAGTGACTGTCATTCCACAGAGCTCCTCTTACCTGGGCAGAAGGTTAAGTTTTTTGGACATTCGCTTGCCAGACAGAAATTTAGAGAAATAGTATCTTAGCTCTTCTTTAAAGGGTTCATTCTCTTTAATTCTCAGGAAATCAAGGCAAATGTAGAACCAAGATCTAGCATAATGACATCTCATCCCTTCTCATCTTGGTCTGCTCTGCATAAGAGAAGCTTTGTGAAAAGTTCCAAATTTTGACACCACCAGGGCCCATTGTTCTGTTAAGTAGCACAGGAAAGTAATTAGAAACGGAGGCAGCATGTGCTGCCTGACTTGCCAGGTCCATCACGTTGCAGTTCTAGTGACTTGAGTGAGGCTAACTTGAACATTGTGaccctaatttaaaaatttttaatggtcaaatttatatttctttgaaacCAAATATAAGATTTTATGTTGAAAAACTATGCTTATGTTttcaactgaattttaaatttaatttctcctCTCATAGGTGTTATTAAAAGTTGCCTTTGCAACTTTTTTGGCAGCTGTTACTTTTGTTTGCTCTATTTTGTAGGAATCACGAAAGAGCcaagttttatttcaaaaagaagagTCCCTTATCATGATCCACAGATTTCAAAATCTCTTGAGTGGAATGGAGCTCTCTCAGAGAATGATGTGGTTATGTCACCACAACCTGAAGCCCCAGAAACACCAGAGTCACAACAGGCAGGACACAAAGAAGACGATAACCAAGAAAGAGTTCTTGCACTAGAAGCCCCCAGGGTTCCCAAGGGAACCAGATCTCACTCTGCAGAATCCAAAGCTGAAGGGGCTTCAGACATTGTGGAAAATAATGATGTGATAGCAAACCATATACCAGTTAATGAAGATGTGGAAGTGGAACATTCTACCAAGGTTCTCTCAGAAAACATAGATAGTAAGGTAAATATATTCACCATATTTCTTTACAAAAGCATAGAATTCTGTGTAGATTtcatcattttcaaaatattacattttgtgcttaaaatttttctattgttttcttgtCTATAGAATAGTTAAGAGGCTATTGATTTTATTGTGAATTAGTTCTATTCTTAATAGTCACCTTGTACTAGTTATACTAAGGCATCTCTTCATTGGGTGGACAGCTTGCTTCTGGATTTTATTCATCATATATCAGCACCTGAGTCCTAGGGGAGAGATCAAGTTGAGACAGAGAAGGGGAGTAGGTCATTAGCTCTGGCAGGGACGCAGAGCTGGCTTCCACCTAGGCTCTTTTCAATTTATTATTGTATAccagcaaggggaaaaaaaaacaacaacaacagaatctCAGTTgatgaaatgcaaaagaaaggaGAGTTTTGGCTGGACCTCAAAGACCTTGCAGTTCTTCTCTCTTATGTCATAGCTGGCCTGCAGAAGGTCCCTGAGAGCACATAAGTGGAGGCTGCAGGGACCTGTGCAGTCACCTCACTGCCTCCCGCATTTTTCTCCATGCCACTGTGCTTCTTCCCCATTTCATGTCCACTGCTGACTGGACCCACGGAGAGGCATTTAGAAACTCTGGAGAAGAACCCACGGATTGTGAAAACTAGGGGGCCGAGGGGGATCAAGGAAGGTGATGTGTAAGTCTGGTGGGCAGGGGAAGGGATGTCCAGAAGCAATGTGTGCATAGAGCAAGGGGCTGTTGTTTCTTAgtaatacatttaattataaataattggTAAGAAGGAATTGAGAGATGTTAATGTTTTTGTGGGATGCATAATAATTTCTTGACAgtattaaaaaaggaattttaaatagtttgaCAATTTAAAAGGGAGATTTTCAATTGAGAAAAGCTGTACAACAATGTGGATATAAGTAATTAATGCTGTActgtatgtttattttaccacagtaaaaaaaaaagtttgaatgGAAATTTTCAATGACTTagagtgggattttttttccctaacagTTGGATAGATTTCTGCAGAAGAAAGCTGGATTGACTGTTGTTCCTTCACATAGTGTCTTGAGAAATTCTGAATATCAAAGACAGTTTGTTTGGAAGACCCCTAAAGACACTGCTCCAGTTTTTGCAGCCAATCAGGTAGTTCAATAGATGTAGTATGTTTTTGAATATCATTATTTAATCTAGTTATGCAGATTTACATAGAACTAATTGCTGAAAGAAATGAGATACTTTAATAGGCCTGGAGGTAGGTTCTAGAGAAGTGAAAATGAGAGTGTTGCTAAAATCATTCTATTACTCGTGATTTGCAGTAGTAACAGTGTACTGTCTTAGGCTGCTGCTTATCATTGTGGCCAGGTCctttatatataacaaatatgaGACAGGCAATGAAAACCTGGGCACTGGTAATTTTTTGCATGCTGGGAGttcttttatttatcaaaaaatattgaattggtttgattataataatatatgttcAGTTGaccaatatattatatatattctgtCCTATAAGAAAGACAGAAACCCAGACAGAaaacatatatgtgtattataattactttggaaatttattttaataaatacaaaatatttttatagtaatagaagatacataattttattgttttattaaatgaagaGTAATAGGCACTAACTGTgaagtatatttataaaattcaagagcTATAATGATAACTAAATGTGATATTAGATGCATTGTATGCCTGCACAATTTTAGTACTAGATTACCATTACTAATAAATACTCTTTTGTTTTACTACTGCCTTCTTCTAAACTGTTCTTCAGCTCTTAACTCTCATTTACATTCCTAAAGATACTCTGAGGCCTAGGTAGGAAATACTTCCATTTAGAATATTCCCAGAGGCTCATGACAGCTCAGACTTTTGTTTCTCCtcatctttgtgtttttctttataaacatatttgtgttcacacaaatatacatgcacacacctTCACATACCctcaccttcattttttcctgtatcACAGCATTTACTGTATACCCCTGAGGACTGAGAGGACAATTAGATTCAGCAAGGCAAGGAAATCAGTCATCTTACACTATGATAATAATAGCAGTGACCCTAGAAATTATGGAAGCTTTGGGCTTATTTACTTGTtattcagcttttttaaaaaaccttaaatttatataacattttaggaacatataaaataatataaagtgatATGTACACCTTACGAACTTAGTAAATAGGATCAATACTTCTTTCACTGGTTTACAAGTATTCTTGGATAGTAAGTGTATCTAAAAATTATGTAATACCTTAAAATAGTGAATTCTTCAGTTTTCATAGAgtgtttcacttttaaaatagaaCTGATTCAAATTAAAGCCCCATTAACAACTTTTACATATTTCAGTGAAAGTATTatataaaaaggttttttaaatctGATCAGAAGTATAATATAAATCATTAGCAACACTTTAGTAGTTTTATTGCTTTCATTATGAGGGTTTCAAAGAATCTGAGGGGGATGCAAATTCTGTTTGTTTCTTCAAAGCATATCAATTTCAGGGTTATGGACTGAAGAGTTCTGTGACAGAAATTGAATGCTTGTTGATGGGGACCTCTGAAAGAGCTATTTAGTTCTGTTTTATCAGACAGCTGTTTTCTGAAAGGATGTCTTGTATTAACATGTAAATGAATCAGAGCAATTTTAGCTAGGAAAATACTACAGGTTATACTGTATCTTAAAAAGATATACTGTTTGGATTCAATCTATATGAAGATACACTGTCTAGAGTTATAAAGCAGTGATATACTTTATCTGCATTCCatctttttcatttgctttccttGTAATCAGTAATCATATACCATAAAGTGGAAAACATTATGAAGTATTAAggataaaagtaaacatttaaaaatagaaacataataaTTATGTGACTTTTCCCATGTCTTAAGCTAAAAATAAGcaagcacagaaataaaaactgaaaaatgaacacatcagacaattaaaatgttaagaattttctatttttgcaggaagaaaaaagttcatgttgaggaaaaaaaaactgtagagCTGACAATAGAATTGCCTTATAAAGCTAATGTCTATgttcatattattaaaatatgccTATTCTACTAATCCCATTACCAAACTGATGAGAGAGTTTGGGGAGGAAAGATATGGTTCATTATTTCTTTTGGCTTAAGCATgattttgattacagtagctattattaaaaaaatagtagtaaTCAATATAGAAAATTGACCTTTGGgtttttccccagctttattgaggtataattgacaaaaataatatatatgttagaATATAATatcttgatatatatatatattactataaTCAAACTAATACATCTATCACTTCACATAGTTACCTTTTTCGTGGTGAGGACTCTTAAGATCTACCCTATTAGCTAGTTTTCAAgtgtataatacagtattattaactatagtcatcatgctgcaCTTGAGATCTGCAGAACTTATTTGTCCTGCATTACTGaaatttgggactctctgaccaACATCTCCCTCTGTTCTCCACCCACTAGCCACTGGCAGCCACCATCCtcctctgcttctatgagtttgacttttatagattccacatacaagtgcaATCATGCAGTATTTATCGTTCtgtgcctgacttatttcacttagcatatgttcttcaggttcatccatgttgcaaatgacaagactttttctattttttaaggctgaatgatattccattgtatatgcatgccacattttttttgtgGCAAAAAAATCCgttcatctattgatagacacttaggttcaTTTCATATCTTGGCCATGGcgaataatgcttcagtgaataaAGGAGTGCAGATAAACTTTGAGATacagatttcatttcctttggaaataGACCAAGGAATGAAATTGCTGAATCATGTAgtagttttgttttcagttttttgaggaacttccatactgtttttgaaTATCATCATAATGGCTGTACTCATTTACATTCCCACTGACAGAGGGCAGGggttccccacatccttgccaacacttatcttttgtatttttgataatagctattctaacagatCTGAGGTGattgtctcattgtggttttgatttatactttcctgatgattaatgatattgatcACTTGTTTGTATACCCCCTAGCCATTAtatcttttctttggaaaaatgtctatttagttcctctgcccatttttaattggattttacatttattttcttttgagttgTATgacttctattattattattattatataatccATCATTAAATATATgagtcacaaatattttctctcatttcgtAGACtgtttttgttgatggtttcctttgctatgtagaagctttttagtttgatttagtcctacttgtttatttttgcttttttgttgccTTTAGTTTTggtatcaaattaaaaaaaatcgtCAAGGCCAATGCCAAGGTGCTTATCCCCTGTGTTTTTTCCTAGgagtttttatggttttagtccttatgttcaagtcttaatccattttgagttgatctttgtgtatggtgtaagaccCATGTggttcagtttcattcttttggatAATGCAGCCTGCTcttcccagtaccatttgttgaagagactgtcctatTGCCATTACGTGTTCTTGGCACCTTTGTCATAAATGAActgaccatatatgtgtgggtttatatCTGGACTCCCTATTCTATTACAttaatctgtgtgtctgtttttatgtctctttgctcatttttaaactgGGTTGTTTTCTTGCTATTGAGTTGAGTTCCTTAATATAGGTTGAATATTGACCTCTCATGAGATCTAaggtttgcatatattttctcccattcttagATTGTCTCTTTACTCTGTTTTCTTTATAGAAGTTGTTTAGTTTAATACAAtctcatttgtctatttttgcttttgttgcccttTGGATATTAATTAGACATGTCAAATGAAATTACAGAGTCatatataattttgctttttttgtataCTATGATTCAACTTTACGTGTGAAACTTTTTTAGCAGTTAAACTGAGTTCTGTATATTTAACCAACAAAAATCTaaactaatttttgttttaaggtttTCCACAATAAAAGCAAATTTGTTCCACAATTCAAAGGTAACTCAATAATCCATGAAACGGAATACAAAAGAAATTTCAAGGGTTTATCTCCAGTGAAAGAACCAAAATTAAGAAATGATTTGAAAGAGAATGAACACTTAGAAATAATATCTCCTGAAAAACAGGTATTTATCAACtccttaaacaaaacaaaatcctcaTTTTAGACTCTACATGTTTGTTTTCACTTAGCACTacttgaaatttttgtttttagctaGTTCATTCAGTTacttgtttgttcattaaatGCCAGATGTTCATTGGGCACTTAGTAGGAGCTAGACATTGGGTAGCTAGTGAGAATACAGTGGTAACCACCTTAAGCTCTAAGCAGCTCTTGGGCTACTGGGGAGACAGAGCCGGATGTAGTAAAATGTAATCCAGTGTTATGAACGCTTAGCAAGTCTGCTATGTCTAATATCAAATTTTTGACTTTATAGTAATGTGGGCTCTAAGGGTAACAGTAGTGACAGAAACACATATAagactttaaattaaataatggaaattagacacaaacacacatatatacatgcgtTTTAAATCAAAGTTATAGCATGCCAAGTTATAGCCAATATAATTCACATGATTTATCTCAGGATTTACAAAGATCTGTTTCTGTGTGAAATTATAGCTATTTAAATTGCAGCATCAGgttaaaattattgtaaattataGGTAAACAGGATATAAGTCTTACTATTTAATTTCCTGAAAGGTCATACCTGATATTTTATGGgttctaaaaatagaaattatatgaCTATAGTaaaattttgtatatgtatataatttttttggaCCTATGATcttgcagaggaaaaaaagagagtttAAGTTATTcaggaaacagccctggctggtgtagctcagtggattgagcgtgggtctgtgaaccaaaaggttgctggttcaattcctagtcagggcatgtgcctgggtgtgggccagatcccctgcagggcatgtgtgagacacagccacacattgatgtttccctctctcctttccttcccccctctataaaactaaaaataaataaaatttaaaaaaaaagttattcagTAAACAATGTTGTAACTTAGTAATTGGAGCCTTACATTTAATTACTATAacacaattaaatataaatttagaatatGAAGGGCAAATGGAAGATTACTACTTAAAGGTAATAatgtaaagtttatttatttagatatttatttgttaattatttttcctagCCAAGCATCTAAAATTTTGTTAGAAATTGAAACTATATCCTGAGTTATACTTCAAAAACACTAACCAGATATACTAGTTTCAAaacttgtttgttaatttcttGTGATCTGTTTTCTTTGATAGTTAAATCTTCTAGAAACAGATTTATAATACAGTATCCAacatactttaaaacatttatgcttttactttaatgtaaaaaatatttgtagCATACAAAgtttgaattttgtcattttagtgtAATAAAACAGACGATTCTTTAAAATTAGAAGCAGAGATGGACTCAAAAGACTCAACCCAGCCTAAAAAGAAGTTCACTCCTTGGAGACATCAAAGACTTGGGTATGTATTTTATAAGATAAACAGTATAGTATTTAGATGATTGACatggtaataaatatatttacccttattttatttctgtcaggAAGGTGAATTCTGAATATAGAGCAAAATATCTGAGCCCAGCCCAGTATTTATATAAAGCTGGGGCTTGGACACGTGTGAAGGAAAACATACCGAGTCAGGTGAGTATGCATAAGCTCAGTAAGCCCATATTTTCTTTGGgcttttgtcagtttaattttacAATGAGTTTAATTTAGTAATAGAGACAATTTAAAGATGTAtgataaaataatagcaatataattattaggaaattaaaattgtatgtattatGATATACTTTATCagtgtgtttgcttttttaagtAACCAGCTCCTTAgagattatatttattattataaagtccttaaagttaaaaatgttttttacagtcaatatttgattatattaataaagTTAGCTTATAGAATTATAGCATGATAGATTTGATTATAACACCCAGACCTCCACTCTCACAGCTAAAGATTAATTCATTTTTCAGATTAGCTTGTCTGGCAGTGGTACCCCTATCAGTGTATACTGTTACAGTCTGTAAGTACAGGGAAGGAGTGGCCTGTGCTCATAGAGGTTTGAGTTACGGTGTTGTCAGGATACCCTGACATACGGGGGAAATTCTGAGGATCCTAAAGAAAGGTTTGAGGGAAAGAGTAATCCTTAAATTGGGAAGTGCTA
The sequence above is a segment of the Phyllostomus discolor isolate MPI-MPIP mPhyDis1 chromosome 2, mPhyDis1.pri.v3, whole genome shotgun sequence genome. Coding sequences within it:
- the MDM1 gene encoding nuclear protein MDM1 isoform X3, with amino-acid sequence MPVRFKGLSEYQRNFLWKKSYLSDSCNSSVGRRYPWAGLRSDQLGITKEPSFISKRRVPYHDPQISKSLEWNGALSENDVVMSPQPEAPETPESQQAGHKEDDNQERVLALEAPRVPKGTRSHSAESKAEGASDIVENNDVIANHIPVNEDVEVEHSTKVLSENIDSKLDRFLQKKAGLTVVPSHSVLRNSEYQRQFVWKTPKDTAPVFAANQVFHNKSKFVPQFKGNSIIHETEYKRNFKGLSPVKEPKLRNDLKENEHLEIISPEKQCNKTDDSLKLEAEMDSKDSTQPKKKFTPWRHQRLGKVNSEYRAKYLSPAQYLYKAGAWTRVKENIPSQGSLNAMWYAEVKELREKAEFYRKRVLGTHFSRDHLNQILSDKNFFWDVSSTTSSEGTISSNIRALDLAGSDSSSASSEKGGRLPTPKLRELGGVQRTHHDLTTPAVGGAVLVSPCKGKPPVPEQRKRMSSQEGLETPKSDFKKKESHAVGLVTSPAAGVKTADPLPLREDSDINIAKLSAAAPPVSKTRDCPTNTPGQSPSPPCASSYWHPSRRIQGSLRDPEFQHNVGKTRKNNFQLPQHEAFNDEDEDRLSEISARSAASSLQAFQTLARAQKRKESFWGKT